One Natronosalvus rutilus DNA window includes the following coding sequences:
- the phoU gene encoding phosphate signaling complex protein PhoU — MTRETYQQSLDDLRDDVLEMGHLVVKRFEMGLESLVNTDESLPLEVIEGDSDINETYLTLENQCVDLFALQQPVAGDLRFIAASFKIITDLERVGDLAANLAQYALTAKRDLTPEVAIDDIGRDAKALLTRSLEAYAIEDVDVCWEIAGSDDDIDALCQRASETVVRDLIERKADSDDSWAIEQLLDDVSRVLLTIRDLERIADHAVNIAARTLYMAENDPSLIY, encoded by the coding sequence GTGACGCGAGAGACATACCAACAATCGCTGGATGACCTCCGGGACGATGTACTCGAGATGGGACACCTCGTCGTCAAACGGTTCGAGATGGGGCTGGAGAGTTTAGTCAACACGGATGAATCACTGCCTCTGGAAGTCATTGAGGGAGATTCAGACATAAACGAGACGTACCTCACACTGGAAAACCAGTGTGTCGACCTATTTGCGCTCCAGCAGCCCGTGGCGGGTGATCTCCGCTTCATTGCGGCCTCGTTCAAAATCATCACGGACCTCGAACGCGTTGGAGATTTAGCAGCCAATCTCGCGCAGTACGCATTGACAGCGAAGCGCGATCTCACACCTGAAGTCGCTATCGACGACATCGGTCGCGACGCAAAGGCCCTCCTCACGCGAAGTCTCGAAGCGTACGCAATCGAAGACGTCGACGTATGTTGGGAGATCGCAGGCAGCGATGACGACATCGACGCTCTCTGTCAGCGGGCGAGCGAAACCGTTGTGCGGGACTTGATCGAGCGCAAGGCAGACAGCGACGATTCATGGGCGATTGAGCAATTACTCGACGACGTCTCGCGCGTGCTGTTGACGATTCGCGATCTCGAACGGATTGCCGACCATGCCGTGAACATCGCAGCCCGGACCCTGTACATGGCCGAGAACGATCCTTCACTTATCTATTGA
- the pstB gene encoding phosphate ABC transporter ATP-binding protein PstB, whose protein sequence is MSQPDSNEEELTGSTNYTDELLIETAVEAERSDPRRTPESNVIEVDDLSVYYDDEQALRSVDMAVLEKRVTALIGPSGCGKSTFLRSLNRMNDLIDAARVEGRVKLGGKNVYDGNVDPVALRRRIGMVFQSPNPFPKSIYDNVAYGLRVQGKADNIDLDQAVECALREAALWEEVADKLESSGLDLSGGQQQRLCIARAIAVDPEVILMDEPASALDPVATSKIEDLIEQLAEDYTVVIVTHNMQQAARISDKTAVFLTGGELVEFDDTTKIFENPESQRVEDYITGKFG, encoded by the coding sequence ATGTCACAGCCAGATTCGAATGAGGAAGAACTGACCGGAAGTACGAACTACACCGACGAGTTGTTGATCGAGACGGCAGTTGAGGCAGAGCGCTCGGATCCGCGGCGTACACCCGAGTCGAACGTCATCGAAGTCGACGATCTGAGCGTGTACTATGACGACGAGCAGGCGTTACGCTCCGTGGACATGGCGGTTCTAGAAAAGCGCGTGACCGCGCTCATCGGTCCATCGGGGTGTGGGAAGTCGACGTTCCTCCGGTCGTTGAACCGAATGAACGATCTCATTGACGCTGCTCGCGTCGAGGGACGGGTCAAGCTGGGGGGCAAGAACGTCTACGACGGCAACGTCGATCCAGTGGCGCTCCGCCGACGCATCGGCATGGTGTTCCAGTCGCCGAACCCGTTCCCGAAGTCGATCTACGACAACGTTGCCTACGGCCTCCGCGTTCAGGGGAAGGCCGACAACATAGATCTCGACCAGGCTGTTGAGTGTGCGCTCCGAGAAGCCGCCCTTTGGGAAGAGGTCGCCGACAAACTCGAGTCGTCGGGGCTGGATCTATCCGGTGGCCAGCAGCAGCGGCTCTGCATCGCTCGCGCGATTGCAGTCGATCCCGAGGTGATCCTCATGGACGAACCTGCGAGCGCGCTCGACCCAGTGGCGACCTCGAAGATCGAGGACCTGATCGAGCAGCTCGCGGAGGACTACACGGTTGTCATCGTCACCCACAATATGCAACAGGCCGCCCGCATCTCGGACAAGACGGCCGTCTTCCTCACCGGCGGGGAGCTCGTCGAGTTCGACGACACCACCAAAATCTTCGAGAACCCCGAGAGTCAGCGCGTCGAGGACTACATCACCGGCAAGTTCGGGTGA
- the pstA gene encoding phosphate ABC transporter permease PstA, protein MASEPAGADVVEERETTADVSRLRGRVFKWVSAAATVFGITVVAGLLLYVANDALRPSSADLGWGLTFAATLGLPMVALAAYYLTRDRAAGRVAYETTGVLAVGLITAGGFVILFRELATPVKWLALVVALGVGAGAIIIHARLRPAAALERLVVSILAPLLAVLGVPAISVEHTVALPLSGTKLFAVTFATPRLLPSVRDLVFLIPVLPVDWMLLVGTVTVPVSFAYGRFVVSRRDDGRGRYELVGGTVVVATVVALVAPLVGVTPENGVLLATAVLVPSAAYLEGVVRRDEGLLGLLFPVAVVLGGVAGVAITGTLGFAGPDPWLDWGFLTSATSRNPADAGIYPALVGSVLIVLVIALTAFPVGVGAAIYLEEYAPSSGRLARLVELVEINIGNLAGVPSIVYGLLGLALFVQGIGLRSGIVIVGGLTVGLLILPIVIISAQEAVRAVPDSRRQASYGMGATRWQTTRNVVLPEALPGILTGTILALGRAIGETAPLLMIGIASSVRSPPSGFFSKTGAMPRQIFSWSSEIQPEFRFGVLAAGVIVLVAVLLIMNGTAIVLRNRYQRSN, encoded by the coding sequence ATGGCCAGTGAACCCGCGGGTGCGGACGTCGTAGAGGAACGAGAGACTACGGCGGACGTCAGCCGGCTCCGGGGGCGGGTGTTCAAGTGGGTCTCCGCTGCCGCGACCGTCTTCGGTATCACGGTGGTCGCCGGATTGCTCCTCTACGTCGCCAACGACGCTCTCCGGCCGTCTTCGGCCGATCTTGGATGGGGCCTCACTTTCGCCGCGACCCTCGGCCTCCCGATGGTGGCCCTGGCAGCCTACTACCTTACGCGGGATCGGGCCGCAGGGCGGGTGGCCTATGAGACGACCGGCGTTCTGGCGGTGGGACTGATCACCGCCGGGGGATTCGTCATCCTGTTTCGAGAACTCGCCACGCCCGTCAAGTGGCTCGCGCTGGTCGTAGCGCTCGGCGTCGGAGCCGGTGCGATCATCATTCACGCCCGTCTCCGCCCGGCGGCCGCACTCGAACGCCTGGTCGTGTCAATCCTCGCACCCCTCCTCGCCGTCCTCGGTGTTCCGGCGATATCGGTCGAACACACGGTCGCATTGCCGCTTTCAGGGACCAAGTTGTTCGCGGTGACGTTCGCAACGCCACGACTCCTCCCGAGCGTCCGCGACCTAGTGTTCCTAATCCCCGTCCTGCCGGTCGACTGGATGCTCCTCGTCGGTACCGTGACGGTCCCCGTCTCGTTCGCGTACGGCCGGTTCGTCGTCTCCCGCCGCGACGACGGCCGGGGTCGATACGAACTGGTCGGCGGCACAGTCGTCGTCGCGACTGTCGTCGCGCTCGTGGCCCCGCTGGTGGGAGTCACCCCCGAGAACGGTGTGCTGCTCGCGACCGCAGTCCTCGTGCCATCTGCAGCGTACCTCGAGGGCGTCGTCCGTCGAGATGAGGGACTGCTCGGTCTGCTGTTCCCGGTCGCCGTCGTTCTCGGAGGGGTCGCCGGCGTGGCGATCACAGGCACGTTGGGGTTCGCCGGCCCGGATCCGTGGCTCGACTGGGGCTTCCTTACCAGCGCTACCTCGCGGAACCCGGCCGATGCAGGCATCTACCCCGCACTCGTGGGCTCGGTCCTGATCGTCCTCGTCATCGCGCTGACGGCGTTTCCAGTGGGCGTCGGCGCCGCGATCTATTTGGAGGAGTACGCGCCGAGTTCGGGTCGGCTCGCCCGGCTTGTCGAGCTCGTCGAGATCAACATTGGGAACCTCGCTGGCGTTCCCTCCATCGTTTACGGCCTGCTCGGTCTGGCGCTGTTCGTCCAGGGGATCGGCCTCCGGAGCGGTATCGTGATCGTCGGCGGCCTCACCGTGGGCTTGCTGATCTTACCCATCGTCATCATCTCGGCTCAGGAGGCCGTGCGCGCAGTCCCCGATTCGCGGCGACAGGCCTCCTACGGGATGGGCGCGACGCGGTGGCAGACGACCCGGAACGTCGTACTCCCCGAGGCGCTGCCGGGAATCCTCACCGGGACGATTCTCGCGCTCGGCCGCGCCATCGGCGAGACGGCGCCGCTGCTCATGATCGGGATAGCCTCGAGCGTCCGGTCGCCACCCTCCGGATTCTTTTCGAAGACGGGGGCGATGCCGCGGCAGATTTTCTCGTGGTCCTCGGAGATCCAGCCGGAGTTCCGCTTCGGTGTGCTCGCAGCCGGGGTGATCGTCCTCGTAGCCGTCCTGCTTATTATGAACGGGACGGCGATCGTCCTGCGGAACCGGTACCAACGGAGTAACTAA
- the pstC gene encoding phosphate ABC transporter permease subunit PstC: MSPETNALQLTGAQQSKRVRERLYRWLLLLCAAVSIVVTVSIVFALAFDAVLFFELVSPREFFTTTSWVPPRDEFGAVPIIFGTLAVTAISALVAIPTGVLAAAYLSEYASTRTRAYLKPGLEILAGIPTVVYGYLALVYLTPFLRQVTGLGLGTFNILSASLMVGILIIPIVSSLSEDAMSAVPDELRQAGYGLGATKFDVTTGVVIPAAASGIFASFILALSRAIGETMVVAMAMGLRPRMPAVKEGLFGIPYLAPIETVGSSGQTMTSAMVQAVTTDVSAASPTYKSMFALGLTLFAITFAMNYASNRLSKRYREEYQ, from the coding sequence ATGAGCCCCGAAACAAACGCGCTCCAGCTCACCGGAGCACAACAGAGCAAGCGGGTCCGCGAGCGACTGTACCGCTGGCTATTGCTTCTGTGTGCGGCCGTGTCGATCGTCGTAACGGTCAGTATTGTCTTCGCACTCGCGTTCGATGCTGTACTGTTCTTCGAACTCGTGTCGCCACGAGAGTTCTTCACAACGACGTCGTGGGTCCCACCTCGAGATGAGTTTGGGGCGGTCCCGATCATCTTCGGGACGCTCGCGGTGACCGCAATCTCCGCCCTTGTCGCCATCCCAACCGGCGTACTGGCGGCCGCGTACCTGAGCGAGTACGCGAGCACCCGCACCAGGGCGTACCTCAAACCGGGACTGGAGATCCTCGCAGGCATTCCGACAGTAGTCTACGGCTACCTCGCGCTCGTCTACCTTACTCCCTTCCTCCGGCAGGTTACGGGGCTCGGTCTGGGGACGTTCAACATCCTGAGCGCGTCGCTGATGGTAGGTATTCTCATCATCCCGATAGTCTCCTCGCTGTCGGAAGACGCCATGTCGGCGGTCCCGGACGAGCTTCGCCAGGCCGGCTACGGCCTCGGCGCGACGAAGTTCGATGTCACGACCGGCGTGGTCATCCCGGCGGCGGCCTCGGGCATCTTCGCCTCGTTCATCCTCGCACTTTCGCGAGCCATCGGCGAGACGATGGTCGTGGCGATGGCTATGGGGCTCCGGCCGCGGATGCCAGCCGTCAAGGAGGGGCTCTTCGGCATCCCCTACCTCGCCCCGATCGAGACGGTCGGCAGCTCGGGTCAGACGATGACCTCGGCGATGGTCCAGGCGGTCACGACCGACGTCAGCGCGGCGTCACCCACCTACAAGAGCATGTTCGCTCTCGGGCTGACCCTCTTTGCCATTACCTTTGCGATGAATTACGCAAGCAACCGACTCTCGAAGCGCTACCGGGAGGAATACCAATGA
- a CDS encoding PstS family phosphate ABC transporter substrate-binding protein, producing the protein MTQDSERLSDLVSRRKFLYTSGAVGAIALAGCIQENEGSDGNSNGGSNDNSNGGSDGNSNSGSGGNSDGGDSLSGEIVNTGSSTVFPITDYMAEQFMEEHPDVNVTVDSTGSGGGFENHFCPGNSDINGASRPVKDEEVENCQSNGVEPVEFQVAGDALTMAVNNDNDWVDCLTFEEMSMIWREDGVDNWSEVRDGFPDEPIEMFGPASTSGTYDWFLANVINYDGADRNHTAEHEPTEEDNLIVQGIQDNVGGIGYFGYAYYSENQDAVKAVSVRESEDDECGAPGLKAAAEGTYPMARPLFVYPNEEALGREEVYAFMEFYLEEAGTDVIADEIGYVPSGSDLVEENLSKLEEYA; encoded by the coding sequence ATGACGCAAGACTCAGAGCGTCTGTCTGACCTAGTATCGCGACGTAAATTTCTGTACACGTCGGGGGCTGTGGGCGCGATAGCTCTAGCAGGCTGTATCCAGGAAAACGAGGGGAGTGACGGAAATTCCAACGGAGGTAGCAACGACAATTCCAACGGAGGTAGTGACGGTAACTCTAACAGCGGTAGTGGCGGTAATTCTGATGGTGGCGATAGCCTCTCGGGCGAGATTGTCAACACCGGTAGCAGTACGGTGTTTCCGATCACGGACTATATGGCCGAGCAATTCATGGAGGAACACCCCGACGTGAACGTCACCGTTGACTCCACGGGGAGCGGCGGCGGGTTCGAGAACCACTTCTGTCCGGGCAACTCCGACATCAACGGCGCCTCAAGGCCGGTCAAAGATGAAGAGGTCGAAAATTGCCAGTCCAACGGTGTCGAACCCGTCGAGTTCCAGGTCGCCGGCGACGCGCTGACGATGGCGGTCAACAACGACAACGACTGGGTCGACTGCCTGACTTTCGAAGAGATGTCAATGATCTGGCGCGAGGACGGCGTCGACAATTGGTCGGAGGTGCGCGACGGATTCCCGGACGAACCCATCGAGATGTTCGGCCCGGCCTCAACGTCGGGAACATACGACTGGTTCCTCGCGAACGTCATCAACTACGATGGTGCTGACCGCAACCACACCGCCGAGCACGAACCGACCGAAGAAGACAACCTCATCGTGCAGGGCATCCAGGACAACGTTGGTGGGATCGGCTACTTCGGGTACGCCTACTACAGCGAAAACCAGGACGCGGTGAAGGCGGTGTCGGTGCGGGAGTCTGAAGACGACGAGTGTGGCGCCCCCGGCCTCAAGGCGGCCGCGGAAGGTACCTATCCGATGGCTCGCCCGCTGTTCGTCTATCCCAACGAGGAGGCGCTGGGCCGCGAGGAAGTTTACGCGTTTATGGAGTTCTACCTCGAAGAGGCGGGAACCGACGTCATCGCGGACGAGATCGGCTACGTCCCCTCCGGGAGCGATCTAGTGGAGGAGAACCTCTCGAAGCTGGAAGAGTACGCGTAA
- a CDS encoding DUF7511 domain-containing protein, producing MSSQAERERRPALQLAIVSYDDSPDRGTIHPPDMTGIERMETWISVDLSVVVDLSMWR from the coding sequence ATGTCGTCACAAGCGGAGAGAGAAAGAAGACCAGCCCTACAGTTGGCCATTGTTTCATACGACGATAGTCCCGATCGCGGGACGATTCACCCACCGGATATGACCGGGATCGAACGGATGGAAACGTGGATATCAGTAGATCTGTCCGTGGTTGTTGATCTCTCGATGTGGCGGTAG
- a CDS encoding phosphate uptake regulator PhoU produces the protein METRKAQLTGGSTFTVSLPKEWANEIDLETGDTLRLYPRKRTIIIESAEDDDYWETNVDIDHFSETQVRRTIQALYTTGFNRLTLSASTDLSQNRRVISATAREFIGLETLESTDTQVKLQSLLDSATVSVEQSTVQIQQVALSMHEDAVTTLIEQDDALAEHVIEQDDQVDRLYAMISRHFQRSLVRLRETEELDLDQSDLYDYQTTARQLERVADHAEKIANLAARFKNPLPDDFVDEIETNAEASRRIVEQATSTIIGDADIETAHRALDNRDELAAELEDLERELHERDIPESHLIALTLDSLTRTAEYGGNIAETALQTAAREKQL, from the coding sequence ATGGAAACACGAAAAGCACAGCTCACGGGCGGATCCACGTTCACAGTTTCGCTCCCGAAAGAGTGGGCGAACGAAATTGATCTAGAAACGGGCGATACGCTTCGCCTCTATCCGCGCAAGCGAACGATTATTATTGAATCGGCGGAGGACGACGACTACTGGGAGACGAACGTCGATATTGACCATTTTTCGGAAACCCAAGTTCGACGAACGATCCAAGCACTGTATACGACCGGCTTCAACCGGCTCACGCTCTCTGCCTCCACGGATTTGAGCCAGAACCGGAGAGTGATCTCTGCGACAGCTCGAGAATTCATCGGGCTCGAAACGCTCGAATCCACGGATACACAGGTCAAGCTGCAGAGTCTCCTTGACTCAGCGACGGTTTCCGTCGAACAATCGACGGTCCAAATTCAGCAGGTGGCTCTCTCCATGCACGAGGATGCAGTCACTACTCTTATTGAACAAGACGATGCTCTTGCGGAGCATGTCATCGAACAGGATGATCAAGTTGATCGATTATATGCAATGATTTCACGACACTTCCAGCGATCCCTGGTTCGTCTACGAGAAACCGAAGAACTCGATTTAGACCAATCCGATCTCTATGATTATCAGACTACAGCCCGGCAACTTGAACGGGTCGCCGACCACGCCGAAAAAATCGCGAATCTCGCGGCCCGATTTAAAAACCCACTGCCCGATGACTTTGTTGACGAAATCGAGACGAACGCTGAAGCATCCAGGCGTATTGTCGAACAGGCCACAAGTACGATTATTGGAGATGCGGATATCGAAACAGCTCACAGGGCACTGGACAATCGAGACGAGCTCGCCGCGGAGCTCGAAGATCTCGAACGCGAACTTCACGAACGAGATATCCCTGAAAGCCACCTGATCGCACTGACACTGGATAGTCTCACGAGGACGGCAGAATACGGTGGCAATATCGCCGAAACCGCACTCCAAACTGCTGCGCGAGAGAAACAACTGTGA